The following nucleotide sequence is from Actinomycetes bacterium.
CTCGGTGCTCCCCAGCGTCGTGTCCATCGTCGAGACCACCGCCGGCGGCGGCGGGGAGGGCACCGGCGTGATCATCGACAGCGACGGCCTGATCCTCACCAACAACCACGTGGTCGCCGCGGCTGCAGAGGGCGGCTCCCTGCAGGTGACCTTCAACGACGGGCGCACCGCGTCGGCCACCATCGTCGGCCGTGACCCGGTGACCGACCTGGCCGTGATCAAGGCCGCCGACGTCAGCGGCCTCACCGCCGCCACGCTGGGCAGCTCGGCCGACCTGGACCCGGGCGAGCAGGTCGTCGCGATCGGCTCCCCCCTCGGCCTGCAGGGCACGGTGACCAGCGGCATCATCAGCGCCCTCGACCGGCCGGTCCGCACCGGCGACGCGACCAGCGCGGAGACCGCGAGCACCGTCATCGACGCCATCCAGACCGACGCCGCGATCAACCCCGGCAACTCCGGCGGCCCGCTGGTCAACCTCAGGGGCGAGGTCGTCGGCATCAACTCGGCGATCGCCACCCTGGGCTCGACCGGCGGCCAGTCCGGCTCCATCGGCCTCGGCTTCTCGATCCCGATCGACCAGGCGAAGGCGATCGCGAGCGAGCTGGTCGACACCGGGAGCGCGACCCACGCCCAGCTCGGCGTCAGCGTGCAGGACGCCCAGACCGGCGGCGCGGCGGTGGCAGTGGTCTCGGACGGCAGCGCCGCCCAGCAGCTCGGGCTGCGCGAGGGTGACGTCATCACCAAGGTGGGCGACCGCCAGGTCGACGACGCGGACTCGCTGATCGCGGCGATCCGCTCCCACCGCCCGGGCGACGAGGTGACGCTCACCTTCACCCGCGACGGCTCGCAGGACACGCTGACCGCCACGCTCGGGAGCGACGCCAGCTCCTCCTGATCCCCCGGCCCGAGGCCCCTGCCTCGGGCCCGGGACCGCACAAG
It contains:
- a CDS encoding trypsin-like peptidase domain-containing protein, with product MTEQNVTEHSANPPYPSEHPTLQYPRYDDPWLPPAPPEQPAPPAPPAPAERPRRGVALLAAVAVTAGLVGGGAGAVVTSALDDGGSNTGAPAATSGVDSLKTASTSGDSAAAEGSVEQVATSVLPSVVSIVETTAGGGGEGTGVIIDSDGLILTNNHVVAAAAEGGSLQVTFNDGRTASATIVGRDPVTDLAVIKAADVSGLTAATLGSSADLDPGEQVVAIGSPLGLQGTVTSGIISALDRPVRTGDATSAETASTVIDAIQTDAAINPGNSGGPLVNLRGEVVGINSAIATLGSTGGQSGSIGLGFSIPIDQAKAIASELVDTGSATHAQLGVSVQDAQTGGAAVAVVSDGSAAQQLGLREGDVITKVGDRQVDDADSLIAAIRSHRPGDEVTLTFTRDGSQDTLTATLGSDASSS